GACACGACACCGCCGATTACGCAAGCAAAAGTTGCTGGGGATATGGCAGATGACAATTCTTATATTAGTGAAGCGCACCTCAGCTTCGATGCGGCGGACAGCTCTGACGGCGGCGCCGTCGGTTGGGGAATTAGGCATACAGAGTACCGGATCAACGGCGGTTCTTGGCTGAAAGTCACCGGGGATGTCTTGCTGCAGAAGCCCGGGACTTACCAGATTGCTTACCGTTCGGTTGACAATGCCGGCAATGTTGAACCGTTTAAGCAGCTCCAGGTGACGATCAAGGATCCTTTCGTTCCGCCGGTCGTAACGCCGCCGATTACGAATCAGCCTTCAATTATTAAAGTCACTCGAGAGCGTGCGGAGCAACTGGCCGCAATTGGAATAGGAAGCGCGGGCGAGCTCAAGCTTGCCGGGGATATATTAGAAATTGAAGCTGTCTCAGGGGGCAAGGATGGTATTTTGCCTAAAGCCATTGAATTGACACTTCGTTACAACTCTACGATGACGGATTTGGACTTGATGGGTGTCTATTACTTCAATGAAGCCAATGGCAACTGGGAATACGTGCGAAGCGTAATGGCTGCCGATAAGCAGCAATTTTCCGTCACGACTGACAAGCCCGGCGTCTATAGCGTCATGGAATATAATAAATCCTTTATGGATATTCCATCCGGACATTGGGCGGAGAGAGCCGTGAAAGTACTTTCCGCGAAAGCCATTGTAAATGGCGTGGATGAACAGCATTATAGCCCAACGGGTCAAACAACACGCGCAGAGTTTGCGGCGTTGCTGGTCCGGTTATTGGGATTGCAAGCAGGGGATAGCTCTCCGTTCAACGATGTGGCGGACAACGCTTGGTATGCTGCCGACGTGTCCGCAGCGTTCGAATCCGGTATCGTAAGCGGCGTTACAGACGGCGAATTTAAACCGAATGCTCCAATTACCCGCGAGCAAATGGCCATCATGGTTGTACGCGCGCTTGAGCATGTGAATGGAAAGCAGACAACCGGCTCGAATCATTTGAACTTCTCCGATCGCAGCGACATCTCTTCATGGGCGGAAGAGGCGGTGCAAGCAGCCGTAGAGCTTGGTCTTATGCAAGGTAACCGCAATGGCCGGTTCTCTCCGCAGAACAACGCAACCCGGGCCGAAACCGCCATGGTAGTATGGAACCTGTTGAAGGCATCGAAGTAGAATCTATGGGGTTAGTGTAATAAGAAGTCCGGAGGTATAATAAAGCATACTTTGTTTTTAAAACTAGCATTATGAAAAAGGATGCATTAATTATGCCGATTAATTCTTTTGAAAACTACCCTATGAGCTGGAAGCCTTCGATTGATAAAACCAAAAAACCTATTTACAGAGCACTCGCACGGCAATTGCATCAGGATATTATGACCGGAGTACTATTGCCCGGAACACGGCTTCCATCGCAGCGGGAGCTGGCCGATTTCTTGGACTTAAATTTAAGCACGATATCGAAAGCATTTAAGATGTGCGAGTTAAAGGGCTTATTAAGCGCAGCAGTTGGCAGCGGTACATTCGTATCGTATGATGCGTTATCGAATGCGTATTTGCTTGAAGACACCAAACCGGAACATTTGATCGAAATGGGAGCTACTCTGCCCGATAATGCATCATACGAGCCATTGCTGCTTCAGCTGAGAAGCATGCTGCAAGAGCAGGATTATGAAAAGTGGTTTGGCTATGGACGTACAGGCGAAAGCCATTGGCATAAGGACGCAGCCATAAAATTCATACGCCGCAGCGGTCTCGAAACAACAGTCGATCACATTTTATTGGCTAATGGCGGTCAAAATGCGATTGCGGCAACGCTTGCAAGTTTATGTAAGCCAGGGGACCGAATTGGCGCAGATCCACATACTTATCCCGGCTTAAAAACAGCTGCAGCGATGCTCAGTATTCAAATTGTACCGATAAAGTCAGAGAACGGCGCGATGAGTCCGGCTGCCTTTGAGTATGCGTGTAAAAATGACAATATTAAAGGCATATACTTAATTCCGGACTATCATAATCCTACAGCCAGAACGATGTCGGTAGAGATTCGCGAAAGAATTGCAGTTGTTGCTAAAAAATATAATCAGTTCATTATTGAAGATGCGTCCTATAGTCTCCTGTGCAAAGAACCGATTCAAGCCGTCACATCCTTTGCGCCCGAGCAGGCCATCTACATCGCTAGTTTATCCAAGTCGATTGCACCTGGTCTGCGGCTTGCCTATGTAGCTGTTCCAAGTACCTTCAAAGAGTCAATCTCCAGGGCACTATACAATTTAAACGTATCCGTGTCCCCTTTATTTGCAGAACTGGCAGCGCGTACGATTGTATCCAATCAATTCGAAAATATAATTGAAGCCCATCGCAATCAGGCCGTTCGCAGAAACCAAATGGTAAACCGATATTTAGGGAATTATCCGTGTATGGGAGTTGAAACGGGGAACTTCCGTTGGCTGCTGTTACCCGACAAGATCCAGGCTGCCGAATTCGAAAGGCTAGCCGCACAACAGGGAGTACAAGTGTATGCAGCCGATCGATTCGTAGTAGGGAATAGTTCCCCTGATCGAGCTGTACGGATAGCTGTCTGTGCACCCGAAACGCTTAAAGAGTTAGAGAGAGGATTAGTTATTCTTCAACGTTTACTGCAGGATTTGACGCCATAAAAATATTGTTTGCCATACAATTAAGATATTGTATGGCTTTTTTGCGCGTGTTATGATGAGGCAATCTTGTTGAAGGGGATCAAGAAACTCCTTCCGAAAGGAGGATACCAAGTGAACCGTCAGGTTGTAATAGTAGGAGCTGGCTTGAGCGGCCTTCGTGCTGCGTCTTTACTTCATAAGCATGGCATCTTATGCAAGGTGCTAGAGGCTAGAGACCGGATTGGCGGCAGGGTTCTAAGCGACTCTGTTGCAAGTCGGCTAGAGCTTGGCAAATTTGACCTTGGACCGACATGGTTCTGGCCGCAATATGAGAGCGCGATTGCCGATCTTGCCATCGAACTGAACTTGGGAACCTTTATTCAGTACACCAGCGGGACAATTCTACTGGAACGCTCACGCAACGAAGCGCCAGAGCATTTTTTGCTGCCAGATAACGCTAACCCCAGTTCGATACGGTTCACGGGAGGAGTACAATCGCTTATTGACGCATTAGCCAATACGATTCCTCCCGGGACAATCGACTTGGGAACTCGTGTTACAGCTCTTCGGCTTGATAAGAATGGTTTGGTAACGATTGAAGCAGACCTCGCGGATGGAGGGAGAAAACAATTTTCGGCTAACACGGTTATTCTGGCGCTCCCGCCTCGAATAGTTGAGCAACATATTGAATTCTCACCGTTGCTTCCACCAGAGCTAACTTCTGATCTTGTTAATAAACCTACATGGATGGCAGGACAAGCCAAGGCAGTTGTTATTTACGAGCGTCCTTTTTGGAGAGAAACGGGACTCTCCGGTTTCGCATCAAGCCGGGTCGGGCCTTTGCAGGAAATCCATGACGCTTCTCCGGGTTCAGGGGCTGGAGCGCTGTTCGGTTTCTTCGGTATTCCTGCCAAAGCTCGCTATGAATTAGGGCAGGATGAGTTGGGACAATTGGTCATTAATCAGATGGAAAGGCTGTTCGGACCCGCTGCTCTTCAAGCGGTTGATTTTCTATACAAGGATTGGTCGGAGGATTCGGAAACGGCTGTTGAACAGGATCATTACCCGCTTACCAATTACCCGGCATACGGACGGCTGTTGGTAGATGGGGAATGGGAGAAGAAAATCATTTTCGCTGGAACAGAGACGGATTCGCAATTCGGCGGGCATCTGGAAGGCGCGCTTCGGTCCGCCGAAAGGGCCGTCTCCGAAATAAACAGATGGTTAAGAGGTGGGACACATTGAAGATGATGAGAGCTATACAGATTCCGGCTAAAGGGGAAAAGATGAAGTTAGTTCAAATCCCATTCCGCAGCTAACCGATGTCCGCCCCGTAATCGAAAGCTTTCCTCTAGAATATGCTAGTGAAGCCTATGACAAAATGACGGCGGCAACCACTCGGTTTAGAGCCGTTCTCCGTATTTGTGATGATACCGTACAGGGGGCAAGGTAAATGTCGATACAACCGGCATTCGTTAAAGAAAAAAGGGATAACTCGCGAGAATTACTGCGACAATATGCGGCTTCCCCTGAGAAGCAGCGACAGCTGCACAAAAGAACGATGATTGTCGTTATTGCCTCTCAAATTTTTGGAGGCGCGGGATTAGCCGCAGGAATCACGGTAGGGGCATTGCTTGCGCAGGATATGCTTGGTACGGACAGCTATGCCGGCGTTCCGACTGCATTATTCACCTTGGGATCCGCTGCCGCCGCACTCGTCGTTGGTCGTCTGTCCCAACGGTTAGGCCGTCGTGCCGGGCTGGCAGCCGGCTTCTTAACAGGCGGGCTTGGTGCTGCAGGCATTGTCTTGGCATCAGTCATAAGCAGCATAACTCTATTGCTTCTTTCGCTGTTTGTTTATGGGGCAGGGACGGCAACCAACCTGCAGGCAAGATACGCAGGAACGGATCTGGCACTCCCGACAAGACGGGCTAAAGCAATCAGTACAGCTATGGTCTTCACAACCTTTGGCGCGGTCGCCGG
This region of Paenibacillus sp. JDR-2 genomic DNA includes:
- a CDS encoding PLP-dependent aminotransferase family protein — translated: MPINSFENYPMSWKPSIDKTKKPIYRALARQLHQDIMTGVLLPGTRLPSQRELADFLDLNLSTISKAFKMCELKGLLSAAVGSGTFVSYDALSNAYLLEDTKPEHLIEMGATLPDNASYEPLLLQLRSMLQEQDYEKWFGYGRTGESHWHKDAAIKFIRRSGLETTVDHILLANGGQNAIAATLASLCKPGDRIGADPHTYPGLKTAAAMLSIQIVPIKSENGAMSPAAFEYACKNDNIKGIYLIPDYHNPTARTMSVEIRERIAVVAKKYNQFIIEDASYSLLCKEPIQAVTSFAPEQAIYIASLSKSIAPGLRLAYVAVPSTFKESISRALYNLNVSVSPLFAELAARTIVSNQFENIIEAHRNQAVRRNQMVNRYLGNYPCMGVETGNFRWLLLPDKIQAAEFERLAAQQGVQVYAADRFVVGNSSPDRAVRIAVCAPETLKELERGLVILQRLLQDLTP
- a CDS encoding flavin monoamine oxidase family protein: MNRQVVIVGAGLSGLRAASLLHKHGILCKVLEARDRIGGRVLSDSVASRLELGKFDLGPTWFWPQYESAIADLAIELNLGTFIQYTSGTILLERSRNEAPEHFLLPDNANPSSIRFTGGVQSLIDALANTIPPGTIDLGTRVTALRLDKNGLVTIEADLADGGRKQFSANTVILALPPRIVEQHIEFSPLLPPELTSDLVNKPTWMAGQAKAVVIYERPFWRETGLSGFASSRVGPLQEIHDASPGSGAGALFGFFGIPAKARYELGQDELGQLVINQMERLFGPAALQAVDFLYKDWSEDSETAVEQDHYPLTNYPAYGRLLVDGEWEKKIIFAGTETDSQFGGHLEGALRSAERAVSEINRWLRGGTH